The Cryomorphaceae bacterium 1068 region GGGATACGACGCGGAATGGAAAACCTGATCTTCGAAGGAGAAAAACAATCACACGAAAAGCTCATCCAACGAGCCGAGATTTGGTCTCCCTACCGCAGTATAGCGAGTCTCTATCTCTGGAAAGCCCAAGACTAATTTTTATTTTGGCCACGCGCTACGCACAACGACGTACGAGTCTCACTGCGCCAAGTATCCGCCGTCAACCGGATAGTATGACCCATTTACAAAAGTGGATTTATCTCCCGCTAACCAAAGGCAGAGTTCTGCCACTTCTTCGGGTTTTCCCAGTCTTCCTATCGGGTGCAGCTGTTTGAGTTGCTCTTGCTCTTCTTCGGGAAGATTGTCATCGATTAGTGGAGTTTTGATAAAGCCCGGCCCTATGGCATTCACGCGAATTCCTTCTGCGGCATATTCCAAGGCACCGTTTTTTGTCATACCGACTACTCCGTGTTTCGCCGATACGTATCCCGCACTGGTGGCAAAACCGACTTGGCCAAGTATGGAGGCCATATTGATAATCGAACCTCCATTGTTCTTTTGCATCGCGGGAATTTGATAGCGCATTCCGTAGAAAACACCGTTGAGATTGATGTCAATAACTTTGTTCCACTCGTCGATATCTGTTTCGCCGATCTTAGACTGTGGTCCGCCAACGCCGGCATTATTTACGGCAATGTCCAATTTCCCGAATTCTTTCAACGCGGCATCCACGGTTTTTTTCGAATCTTCGTGGTTTGAAGTGTCGGCCTTCATGAATAAGGCAGCTCCACCTTTGTCTTTGATTTCACTTACTACTCGATTTCCACCTTCCTCATTGATATCGCTCACAACTA contains the following coding sequences:
- a CDS encoding glucose 1-dehydrogenase; translation: MMDLKDKVAIVTGGGSGIGEHTAKLFARHGAKVVVSDINEEGGNRVVSEIKDKGGAALFMKADTSNHEDSKKTVDAALKEFGKLDIAVNNAGVGGPQSKIGETDIDEWNKVIDINLNGVFYGMRYQIPAMQKNNGGSIINMASILGQVGFATSAGYVSAKHGVVGMTKNGALEYAAEGIRVNAIGPGFIKTPLIDDNLPEEEQEQLKQLHPIGRLGKPEEVAELCLWLAGDKSTFVNGSYYPVDGGYLAQ